CGATAGTCATATGCTTATATATCTGCATTGAGTCACCGGAAACAACCTCGCCGTTAAAATATTTGCAAAGCTCTATAGAAAGCTTTGTTTTCCCCGTAGCTGTCGGACCGACAATTACAATAATTTTTTGTTTCACTTTATACTCCGTTATAATGATTGTTGTTTGTCGAAACGCTTAAAAGCGTTTCAATAAGCCGATTTCTCGGCTTTGTGCAATTGAATTTTCATACTATTCAATTGCACACGACACTCATTGCAATGGTTATTGGCAAATTTTCTTTGAAAATTTGTTTCAAAATCAAAGATTTTGTGTCGAAACACATATGTTTCGACTAACTATAACCATTATCTTTTAAACATTTTTTCAAGCTTTGTTTTAGTAAGCTCAACCGCAATAGGTCTGCCGTGAGGACAGTATTTTACATTTTCATATTCAAGTACTTTATTTACAAGCTCCTGCTTTTCTTTTTCAGAGGTATAGTATCCTGCTTTGATTGCGGCTTTGCACGCCACAGAATGAAGAATATCGTCTCTGACTTTTAAATCTGCAAGATTTGTCGCACCTCTTACAAGCTTCTGAGCAATTTCGCTTATTGCTGACTCAATATCAGAATATTCCATAAGCTCCGGTACTTCTCTTACTATTACTGTACCAAAGCCAAATTCATCTATATAAAAGCCTAAGCTTTGGAGCTTTTCTTTATTAGACAATAATGCTTCCGATTCTGTTTTCGATAAATTCAAAGTAATGGGCTCTAAAAGAACTTGACTTTCAAAACCGTCTTCACGACTCTTTAGCTGTTCAAAAATTATACGCTCATGCGCCGCATGCTTATCAATTATAAGCGCCTTTTCAGAGTTCTGAGCTATTATATATGTTGAAAATAATTCTCCTGTTACAATATAAGGGTCTGAAAACTCTTTTTCTTTCTGTTCAAGCTCAAGCTGAGTCTGCTTATTTATCTCAATTAAAGGCTCTTCCTTTACAATCGGAGCACTTACAACAGGCTTTTCAAAGCTCTCTTTTTCACGAATTTCTTTTATATCCTCTTTTTTGAGAACATTCCAGGCAATTCCCAAATCATTACCAATTACACCTATCCCGTCAGAGTGTAAAGTGTTTGGCTTTACATACTCTTGAGCATTTATTTCAACTTTAGGAATAACTGTTTGAGCTTTATTTTCCTGAGGAGTGCTTGGAGTTTTAAAAAAGAAATCCTCAATAAAATCATTTTTAGCTTCTTTAGGGCTGTCTATAGTCATTTCAACCCTGCCGCTATCTTTATCAAGTGTACTTTTTACTGCATCACAGATAATATTGAACATCAAAGGCTCGTCAGAAAACTTAACCTGTGCCTTTTGAGGATGAACGTTGACATCTACGTCTTTAGGGTTAATTTTTACATTTAAAACGCAAGCGGGAAATTTTCCTCCCATAACGCTTCCTCTGTAACCATCCTCTAATGCGGCAGAAAAAAGCTTACTTTTTATGCTTCTTGAATTAACAAAAAACAACTGCATATTTCTGTTAGCCTTTGAATAAACAGGCTTTGAAATATATCCCGATACCTCTGTTGAACCGGAAGTAAATTCAACCTCAAGCATAGATGAAGCAAAAAATTTTCCAAAAAGGCTGTAAATTACGCTCATAAGCTTGCCGTCTCCGGCGGTATAGAGAGCTTCTGCTCCATCCTTTATAAACGTAAAGGCAATTTGAGGATTTGAAATAGCTGCATTTTGAACAACTGTTGAAATAAGTGCAGCCTCGGTGCTGTCCTTCTTCAAAAAGGCAAGTCTTGCAGGAGTGTTATAAAAAAGCTCCCTTACAACAACTGTTGTTCCATTTGCACAGCCACACTCTTTTTTATATATCAGCTCATTTCCTTCAACAAGTATATCAGTACCTGTTTGAGAGCTTTCTTCTTTTGTAATAAGCTGAGTTTTAGAAACTGCGCATATACTTGCTAACGCTTCGCCTCTGAAGCCTAAAGTATTTATATTAAATAAATCATCGGCAGTAGAAATTTTGCTTGTAGCGTGTCTTACAAAAGCAGTTTCAGCATCTTCCTTTGACATTCCGCATCCGTTATCTGTTATACGTATGTATTCTTTACCGCCGTTTTTTATTTCGACGGTAATTTTGGTAGCGCCGGAGTCTACAGAATTTTCTATAAGCTCTTTAACCACACAGGAGGGGTTTTCAACGACCTCACCGGCAGCAATAAGCTCCGCTGTTTTTTTATCTAAAACTTTAATTTTCATTGAAATATCCTCCTTTTTTATTTTAAATAATCTCTTTTTTGATTTCGTAAAGCAAATTAAGAGCTTCTATGGGTGATAATACATTTACATCGGTATCTTTAAGCTTTTGAATTATAGTGTCATTTATAGTGCTTTCAAAGGAAATTTGCATATCGTCATCCTCTTCAATATGAACAGCAGTAGATTTTTTCTTTTCGGGAATTTCCTGTTCACTTTCAATGCTTTTTAATATTTCCTTTGCTCTTTCAATAACAGCATTAGGTATTCCTGCAATTTTTGCAACCTCTATACCGTAGCTATCATCTGTTCCGCCTCTGACTATTTTTCTCAAAAAGGTTATATCGTCGCCTTTTTTCTTTACAACTACGTTATAGTTTTTAACCCCTTCAAGCTTTCCTTCCAAATCGGTAAGCTCGTGATAATGAGTAGCAAAAAGAGTTTTAGCGCCTATTTTTTTCTTATCTGCCACATACTCAAGCACAGCTCTTGCTATACTCATTCCGTCAAATGTGCTTGTACCTCTTCCTATCTCGTCAAAAATCAAAAGACTTTTTTTAGTTGCGTTTTTAAGAATATAGGCAACCTCGCTCATTTCTACCATAAAGGTTGACTGACCTGCCGCCAAATCGTCCGAAGCTCCTACTCTTGTAAATATTTTATCTACTATTCCTATTCTTGCATAGCTTGCAGGCACGAAAGAACCTATTTGCGCCATAACAGTTATTATTGCCACCTGACGCATAAAGGTAGATTTACCTGCCATATTAGGTCCTGTAATTATATGTAGATTTTCGTCCTTATTATCCAAATAAATATCATTTGCGACAAA
The Oscillospiraceae bacterium genome window above contains:
- the mutL gene encoding DNA mismatch repair endonuclease MutL, with amino-acid sequence MKIKVLDKKTAELIAAGEVVENPSCVVKELIENSVDSGATKITVEIKNGGKEYIRITDNGCGMSKEDAETAFVRHATSKISTADDLFNINTLGFRGEALASICAVSKTQLITKEESSQTGTDILVEGNELIYKKECGCANGTTVVVRELFYNTPARLAFLKKDSTEAALISTVVQNAAISNPQIAFTFIKDGAEALYTAGDGKLMSVIYSLFGKFFASSMLEVEFTSGSTEVSGYISKPVYSKANRNMQLFFVNSRSIKSKLFSAALEDGYRGSVMGGKFPACVLNVKINPKDVDVNVHPQKAQVKFSDEPLMFNIICDAVKSTLDKDSGRVEMTIDSPKEAKNDFIEDFFFKTPSTPQENKAQTVIPKVEINAQEYVKPNTLHSDGIGVIGNDLGIAWNVLKKEDIKEIREKESFEKPVVSAPIVKEEPLIEINKQTQLELEQKEKEFSDPYIVTGELFSTYIIAQNSEKALIIDKHAAHERIIFEQLKSREDGFESQVLLEPITLNLSKTESEALLSNKEKLQSLGFYIDEFGFGTVIVREVPELMEYSDIESAISEIAQKLVRGATNLADLKVRDDILHSVACKAAIKAGYYTSEKEKQELVNKVLEYENVKYCPHGRPIAVELTKTKLEKMFKR